Proteins from a single region of Callithrix jacchus isolate 240 chromosome 12, calJac240_pri, whole genome shotgun sequence:
- the LOC128929354 gene encoding uncharacterized protein LOC128929354 yields MTALSPLSRRVNRKLLKQTTNRSGRPQSSAVGSWPRRRKTWVWSPLRCHLRDLGQVAFNPASGHLPRRCEGKDARRRTPGGHSPGESRSDRHRRESPGSSAHRAPSGISRGGGDAEELVGPATAVGLPPSPPGAAEG; encoded by the exons ATGACAGCACTTTCCCCTCTTTCCAGGAGGGTCAATAGAAAGCTTCTGAAACAAACCACAAACCGCTCAGGACGGCCCCAAAGCTCTGCGGTTGGCAGCTGGCCTCGGCGTCGAAAGACCTGGGTCTGGTCGCCTCTCCGGTGCCACctgcgtgaccttgggcaagtcgctTTCAACCCTGCCTCTGGCCACCTGCCCCGAAGGTGCGAAG GAAAGGATGCCCGGCGCCGCACGCCCGGCGGGCACAGCCCTGGAGAGAGCCGTTCCGACCGGCACCGCCGGGAATCCCCAGGCAGCAGCGCGCACCGCGCCCCTAGCGGGATTTCTCGGGGGGGCGGAGACGCAGAGGAGCTCGTTGGCCCCGCGACCGCCGTCGGCCTCCCGCCCTCCCCGCCGGGTGCCGCCGAAGGCTGA